A window from Vulcanimicrobium alpinum encodes these proteins:
- a CDS encoding IS5 family transposase, with translation MRTHDEQRASVWTTLQPEDTVPGDHPLRPMRVMVNEILRELSPEFSKLYSRRGRPSIAPEKLLRALLLQMFYSIRSEPMLLEQLRYNLLFRWFVGLSMDDKIWDPSTFSKNRDRFLNGEISERFFAAVVERARADELLSNEHFTVDGTLIEAWASHKSFRPKSDDEPPTSSGGRNEGVNFRGRPRSNETHVSSTDPDARLYRKSSGAPAILGYLGHALMENRNGLIVGVKTTRATGIAEREAALELIRGVSGSNRITLGADKAYDTKDFVEALRALNVTPHVAQNTTRRRSAIDRRTVRHPGYTVSQRRRKLIEESFGWGKTIGRLRKVHFRGLDLVGDIVRWTAAAYNLIRIRNLRAAT, from the coding sequence ATGCGGACTCATGATGAGCAGCGTGCATCCGTTTGGACGACGTTGCAGCCGGAAGACACCGTGCCCGGCGATCATCCGTTGCGCCCGATGCGCGTGATGGTCAACGAAATTCTGCGCGAACTCTCGCCGGAGTTTTCCAAGCTCTACTCCCGACGGGGCCGGCCATCGATCGCGCCGGAGAAGCTGCTGCGAGCCTTGCTGTTGCAAATGTTCTACTCGATCCGCAGCGAGCCGATGCTGCTGGAGCAGTTGCGTTACAATTTGCTCTTTCGTTGGTTCGTGGGCTTGAGCATGGACGACAAGATCTGGGACCCCTCGACGTTCAGCAAGAACCGCGATCGGTTCTTGAATGGCGAAATCTCCGAGCGGTTCTTCGCCGCCGTGGTCGAGCGGGCGCGTGCCGACGAACTGCTCTCGAACGAGCATTTCACCGTCGATGGGACGCTAATCGAGGCGTGGGCCAGCCACAAGAGCTTTCGGCCCAAGTCGGACGACGAACCGCCGACCTCGAGCGGCGGTCGCAACGAGGGCGTGAACTTTCGTGGCCGGCCGCGCAGCAACGAGACGCACGTCTCGAGTACCGATCCGGACGCGCGGTTGTACCGCAAGAGCAGCGGCGCGCCGGCGATTCTCGGCTATCTCGGACATGCTCTGATGGAGAATCGCAACGGCTTGATCGTCGGCGTAAAGACCACTCGCGCGACCGGGATCGCCGAACGCGAAGCAGCGCTGGAATTGATTCGCGGGGTCAGCGGAAGCAACCGAATCACGCTCGGCGCCGACAAGGCGTACGATACCAAAGACTTTGTCGAGGCGTTGCGAGCGCTCAACGTGACGCCGCACGTTGCTCAAAATACGACCCGTCGCCGCAGCGCGATCGACCGCCGAACCGTCCGCCATCCGGGCTACACGGTGAGTCAACGCAGGCGCAAGTTGATCGAGGAGAGCTTCGGGTGGGGCAAGACGATCGGCCGATTGCGCAAGGTGCATTTCCGCGGGCTTGATCTGGTCGGCGACATTGTGCGCTGGACGGCCGCGGCGTACAACTTGATCAGGATACGCAATCTGAGGGCCGCGACATGA